A stretch of Triticum aestivum cultivar Chinese Spring chromosome 1D, IWGSC CS RefSeq v2.1, whole genome shotgun sequence DNA encodes these proteins:
- the LOC123182306 gene encoding putative respiratory burst oxidase homolog protein H, producing MQVQRLKLARPLSATRATVLLAFSSPPPLVSHLPNLLRPPAASRHRAVVPSPVQRAMASSSEGYVDVPLGGEHHQQPPPQPHPYSAPTMRKQPSRLTSGMKRLASRVTSFRVPDMGLKRTHSSAQPALKGLRFLDKTAAGKDGWKSVEKRFDEMSADGRLHQENFAKCIGMADSKEFASEVFMAMARRRKIDPEQGFTKEQLQECWEEMSDNNFDARLRIFFDMCDKNGDGKLTEDEVKEIIVLSAGANKLAKLKKHAATYASLIMEELDPDARGYIEIWQLEKLLRKMVMEEGSQDQMDQASTSLAKTMVPSSHRSPMQKQIHETVDFIHENWKRIWFLTLWGIANIALFIFKFIQYRNRAVFEVMGYCVCIAKGAAETTKLNMALILLPVCRNTLTALRSTALSSVIPFDDNINFHKVIAVGIAIGAGMHTVVHLTCDFPRLVSCPSDKFQEKLGPFFNYVQPTWGTLIASTPGWTGILLVLIMSFSFTLATHSFRRSVVKLPSPFHHLAGFNSFWYAHHLLVFAYILLVMHSYYLFLTKPWYKKTGWMYIAVPVIFYASERATRRVREKNYGVTVIKAAIYPGNVLSLYMKKPSSFKYKSGMYLFVKCPDVSPFEWHPFSITSAPGDDYLSVHIRTLGDWTTELRNLFGKACEEEVNSKKATLSRLETTVIAEGAEENTKFPKIFVDGPFGAPAQNYKKYDILFLIGLGIGATPFISILKDLLHNIKSNNEQQSMNDEEAGSSFKSNGPSRAYFYWVTREQGSFEWFKGVMNEVAECDTDNAIEMHNYLTSVYEEGDARSALIAMVQSLQHAKNGVDIVSGSKIRTHFARPNWRKVYSDMANTHKNARIGVFYCGSPTLTKTLRELAIEFSHTTTTRFHFHKENF from the exons ATGCAGGTGCAACGGCTAAAATTGGCGCGACCCCTCTCCGCAACACGCGCCACAGTTCTCCTCGCTTTCTCCTCCCCTCCCCCCCTCGTCTCCCACCTTCCAAATTTACTACGCCCACCAGCGGCCTCGCGGCATCGGGCGGTGGTGCCATCACCGGTGCAGCGCGCAATGGCGTCGTCGTCGGAGGGGTACGTGGACGTGCCGCTCGGCGGCGAGCATCAtcagcagccgccgccgcagccgcaccCGTACTCGGCGCCGACGATGCGGAAGCAGCCGTCGCGGCTGACGTCCGGGATGAAGCGGCTGGCGTCCAGGGTGACCTCCTTCCGCGTGCCCGACATGGGCCTCAAGCGCACGCACTCCAGCGCGCAGCCGGCGCTCAAGGGCCTCCGCTTCCTCGACAAGACCGCCGCCGGCAAGGACGGCTGGAAGTCCGTCGAGAAGCGCTTCGACGAGATGAGCGCCGACGGCCGCCTCCACCAGGAGAACTTCGCCAAGTGCATCG GCATGGCGGACTCCAAGGAATTCGCAAGCGAGGTGTTCATGGCGATGGCGAGGAGAAGGAAGATCGACCCAGAGcaaggattcaccaaggagcagcTCCAGGAGTGCTGGGAGGAGATGTCTGACAACAACTTCGATGCGCGGCTACGCATATTTTTTGACAT GTGCGACAAGAACGGCGACGGAAAGCTCACAGAAGATGAGGTCAAGGAG ATCATTGTGCTGAGCGCCGGGGCGAACAAGCTTGCCAAGCTGAAGAAACATGCCGCGACCTACGCCTCGCTCATCATGGAAGAGCTGGACCCTGATGCCCGCGGTTACATTGAG ATTTGGCAGCTGGAGAAGCTACTCCGTAAGATGGTGATGGAAGAGGGGTCACAGGATCAGATGGACCAGGCGTCAACCAGCCTCGCCAAGACAATGGTTCCGTCCAGTCACCGGAGCCCAATGCAGAAACAGATTCACGAGACCGTCGACTTCATCCACGAGAACTGGAAGAGGATATGGTTCCTGACGCTGTGGGGGATCGCCAACATTGCCCTCTTCATATTCAAGTTCATACAGTACAGGAATCGGGCCGTCTTCGAGGTGATGGGCTACTGTGTCTGCATCGCCAAGGGCGCCGCTGAGACGACCAAGCTGAACATGGCCCTCATACTCCTCCCGGTGTGCCGAAACACGCTGACAGCACTCCGATCGACTGCACTCAGCTCCGTCATACCATTTGACGACAACATAAACTTCCATAAG GTTATCGCGGTTGGAATTGCAATTGGAGCGGGTATGCATACGGTTGTTCACCTGACCTGCGACTTCCCAAGGCTGGTCTCCTGCCCAAGTGACAAGTTCCAAGAGAAGCTGGGGCCCTTCTTCAACTATGTTCAACCAACATGGGGAACTCTGATTGCGAGCACTCCGGGGTGGACTGGTATCCTCCTGGTCCTCATAATGTCATTCTCCTTTACACTGGCGACACACTCCTTCAGGAGGAGCGTCGTGAAGCTGCCATCGCCATTCCACCACCTGGCTGGCTTCAATTCCTTCTGGTATGCCCACCACCTGCTGGTGTTTGCATATATCCTTCTGGTGATGCACTCCTACTACTTATTCCTCACCAAGCCGTGGTACAAGAAAACG GGATGGATGTACATAGCAGTTCCTGTTATCTTCTATGCCAGCGAGAGAGCCACCAGAAGAGTTCGTGAGAAGAATTATGGAGTGACTGTCATCAAG GCAGCAATTTACCCAGGAAATGTTCTCTCTCTTTACATGAAGAAGCCATCAAGTTTCAAATACAAAAGTGGGATGTACCTCTTTGTAAAATGCCCAGACGTTTCGCCTTTTGAATG GCATCCCTTCTCCATCACCTCTGCACCTGGGGACGACTACTTGAGTGTACATATCCGCACATTAGGTGACTGGACAACAGAACTAAGGAACCTATTTGGGAAG GCATGTGAAGAAGAAGTAAATTCCAAGAAGGCTACACTATCAAGACTTGAGACCACAGTCATAGCGGAAGGCGCGGAAGAGAATACCAA ATTTCCCAAGATCTTTGTTGATGGCCCTTTCGGTGCACCAGCTCAAAATTACAAGAAATACGACATCCTTTTTCTTATTGGCCTTGGAATTGGTGCAACTCCTTTCATCAGCATACTGAAGGATCTCCTGCACAACATAAAGTCTAATAAT GAGCAGCAAAGCATGAATGACGAGGAGGCAGGCAGCAGCTTCAAGAGCAACGGGCCAAGCCGAGCTTACTTCTATTGGGTTACCAGGGAACAAGGCTCCTTTGAATGGTTCAAAGGTGTCATGAATGAAGTTGCTGAATGTGATACCGAT AATGCAATAGAGATGCACAACTACCTAACCAGTGTGTATGAGGAAGGAGATGCGAGGTCAGCTCTGATTGCCATGGTTCAATCGCTCCAACACGCAAAAAATGGTGTGGATATCGTCTCCGGCAGCAAG ATCCGGACACATTTTGCAAGGCCAAACTGGAGAAAGGTGTACTCTGATATGGCAAATACCCACAAGAATGCTCGTATAG GTGTTTTCTATTGTGGATCTCCGACGCTTACAAAAACACTCAGGGAACTTGCAATAGAATTCAGCCACACGACAACAACACGGTTCCATTTCCACAAGGAGAACTTCTAA
- the LOC123182308 gene encoding transcription factor FAMA: protein MEKQGSSHQLDTFAQLDGGAAPEEPIGGGAGAEMVDYMLGQTTPLPPGGPHGQVSLDKLSFSDVLQFADFGPRLALNQPSADQDDARDDDEEDSYFFRFQSQLSGSDDPDPRGGAGIHHAAEHEGSKTGDGSGGPHDHGGGVSESTTLVQQSDGGARVGQKAGGEQAKSGRRKRPRSTKTSEEVESQRMTHIAVERNRRRQMNDYLRVLRSLMPGSYVQRGDQASIIGGAIEFIRELEQLIQCLESQKRRRLYGDTPRPVADASAPVVPAASIHEPPPPPQGHEAPPFYVSPSLSFPGAGNGDGAAGAKVMIDLDACGGGLREEVAENKSSLADIEVRVLGEDAVIKVLSRRRPEQLIKTIAVLEEMHMSILHTNITTIEQTVLYSFNVKITSEPRFTAEEIVGAVHQILSFIDVNYTL from the exons ATGGAAAAACAG GGAAGCAGCCACCAGCTGGACACCTTCGCTCAACtggacggcggggcggcgccggaggagccGATCGGCGGTGGCGCGGGAGCTGAGATGGTGGACTACATGCTGGGCCAGACAACGCCGCTGCCTCCGGGTGGGCCGCACGGCCAGGTGTCCTTGGACAAGCTCAGCTTCTCCGACGTGCTACAGTTTGCCGACTTCGGCCCCAGGCTCGCGCTCAACCAGCCGTCTGCCGACCAGGACGACGCCcgtgacgacgatgaggaggacagTTACTTCTTCAGGTTCCAGTCCCAGCTCTCCGGCTCGGACGACCCCGATCCCCGCGGAGGCGCAGGTATCCACCACGCGGCGGAGCACGAGGGCAGCAAGACGGGGGACGGATCAGGAGGCCCGCACGATCACGGCGGCGGCGTCTCCGAGAGCACCACGCTGGTGCAGCAGTCCGACGGCGGCGCCAGGGTCGGCCAGAAGGCCGGCGGGGAGCAGGCGAAGAGCGGGCGGCGGAAGCGGCCCCGGTCGACAAAGACCAGCGAGGAGGTGGAGAGCCAGCGGATGACGCACATCGCCGTCGAGCGCAACCGGCGGCGACAGATGAACGATTACCTCAGGGTCCTCAGGTCCCTCATGCCAGGATCCTACGTCCAGAGG GGAGATCAAGCATCCATCATAGGCGGAGCCATAGAGTTCATACGTGAGCTAGAGCAGCTAATCCAGTGCCTCGAGTCACAGAAGCGGCGGCGCCTGTACGGCGACACGCCACGGCCGGTCGCTGACGCGTCCGCCCCGGTGGTGCCGGCGGCATCCATccacgagccgccgccgccgccgcaagggcATGAGGCTCCGCCGTTCTACGTCTCCCCGAGCCTCTCGTTCCCCGGGGCGGGGAACGGTGACGGTGCCGCCGGAGCCAAGGTGATGATCGACCTGGACGCGTGCGGCGGCGGGCTCCGGGAGGAGGTGGCCGAGAACAAGTCGAGCCTGGCGGATATCGAGGTGCGCGTGCTGGGCGAGGACGCGGTGATCAAGGTCCTGTCTCGCCGCCGGCCGGAGCAGCTGATCAAGACCATCGCCGTGCTGGAGGAGATGCACATGTCCATCCTCCACACCAACATCACCACCATCGAGCAGACCGTCCTCTACTCCTTCAACGTCAAG ATCACGAGCGAGCCAAGATTCACGGCCGAGGAGATTGTCGGCGCCGTCCACCAGATCCTCAGCTTCATCGACGTCAACTACACGTTATGA